The Acutalibacter muris genomic sequence ACGGCCTCCTCGGCCACGTGGGGGCGGTGGTTGGTTATGCCTATAAAGCGTATCTTACCCTGAGCCTTCGCCTCCTGCATGGCCTCGTACAGCCCTGTGCCGTCCCCGGGCTTGGGACAGAAGCTGGGGTTATGGAACTGGTAGATGTCTATGTAGTCAGTTTTTAACAGCCGCAGGCTGGTCTCAAGGTCCCTCCAGAAGCCCTCCACAGTGGTAGAGGGGGTCTTGGTAGCGATAAATATCTTCTCTCTTACGTCCGAGAGGGCAAGGCCCATCTTCTCCTCGCTGTCGGTATAGGAGCGGGCGGTGTCAAAAAAGTTCACCCCGGCATCATAGGCCTTTCTCAACAGCCTCCCCGCGTACTCCGCGCTGACGCGCTGTACGGGCAGGGCTCCAAAGCCGTTCTTGCAGACAGTTATGCCGGTGCGGCCAAGGGTCACGGTTTTCATTTCAGGTCCTCCTTTTGGGTTTTATGTAGTGCGATAATATAAAAGACTGTCAATAGAGCAAAACCTATAATAAACGAGCCCCAGCCCATGTGGGAGTATATATCAGGCTTACATACCTGTCCAAAGGCGTCAGCAGGACCGCCAGCGCCGCCGATAGCAGCATACCGGCTATAGAGCCCGTCAGGATCCCCCGGTGCTTGAAGTGCGCCAGTATGTACAGATAGAAGCGGGTGGCGTACCTCCACAGGGCAAACACCATAAGCGCGTGGGAGGCCCGCCGTCAAAATTATAACTGGCATAGGACCATCTCCCAAGCTTGTATTTACTATGATATATCATAGACCCCGCTCCAAGTCAAGCGCTTTCAAAAATTTTTTCTCAAAATGAGATATTCCACCCTCGAAAATGGTATTATAGGTGAAAAGCTTTTCAGAAGAACGGCGGAGGGGGGCGCGAAATGACAGCGGAGGAATTTGCCGGGTACGCGAAAAGGTATGGCGACACAGTCTATCGGGTGGCGCTCAACTGCTGCAAGAACGCCGCCGACGCCGAAGACATTATGCAGACGGTGCTTTTAAAGCTCTACCGGGAAAAGACGGACTTTGAGAGCGAGGAGCACGTGAAGCGCTGGCTTATCCGAGTAGCCGTGAACGAGGGCAGGAAACTCAGAAGCTCCGGGTGGTTCAAAAGGCGGGCGTCCCTGGAGGAATACGCCGGGACGGTGGACTTTGAGAGCCCAGAAGAAAGCGAGCTCTTTATCATAGCCATGGCCCTGCCGGAGAAGTACCGGGTGCCTCTCTACCTCTACTACTACGAGGACTATACCATAAAAGAGGTAGCGGCCCTGTGTAAGCTCAAGGAGTCCACCGTACAAACCCGCTTACAGCGGGCCCGGGAGAGGGTAAAAAAGGCGCTTACAAAGCAAGAGGAGGATTCATAATGGAAGAAAAATATAAAAAAATGTTTTCCAGGGTGAAAGCCTCCCCGGAAAAAATACAGGAGGTAATCGCAATGACAGAGAAGCATAAACCCAGAAGGATAGTCCGTAATCTGCTGGTGACGGCAGCCATAATGGCCCTGGCGGTGCTCACGGCCATGGGGGCCAACGCTGCGTCCGGCGGGGAACTGTTCGCCTATGTTGTATCCTGCACCTTTAACGGCGAGGACATCGAAACAGTGGAGTACCATCTTGACAGCGGCGATGTAGTCAAGGGCGGCCTTGGCAGCTATGTGGTCACAGAGGGCGAAGACGGCAAGGCCGTAATTACCTATACCGACGGCGATGGAAATGAGATCTCCAACAGCATAGACGCTTTCAGCTTTGAGGCGAAAACGGCCAAGGCGGTCACAGAGTAAATGTTCTGCACGCAAGCGCTCCGAAAGGGGCGCTTTTTGCGTTGACGCTTTGCGCGCGCTGTGTTATAATAATTCAAAGGCAAACCCAAAGGAGGTCCGGCCATGTATCCGAAAAAGAAAATGATGATAGTGGGCTCACACACCATCGCGGAGCCGGACCGGCGGGTGAAGCTGATGATATCAAAGCTCTGCGGCGAGGGCTGGCATATACTGGTGGGCGACCACTCGGGGCTGGACGCGGCTTTGCAGGAGTACCTTCGGGATATGCACACCGACTGGGTGCGTGTATACACCGCCCGGCCCCGGCCCCAGCACAATCTGGACGGCTGGCCCGTCCGACGCCCGCCCCGAGAGGGCCGCTGGGGCGGGGCTCCCCGCCATCTGCAAAACACCCTTGCCATGACTGCCGCCGCTGACTGCGGCATGGTCCTCTGGGACGGCAGGAGCATGGGCACCTATTTCGTAATGGCCTCGCTCATAGAGCAGGGCAAGAGCGTCTGGGTGTACCTTCCCGACCGTGGCGGGGCCCACACCCTGCGCACGCCGGAGGATCTGGAGAAACTGCTGCGGGCGTATGTGTTCCCGAAATAGGAAAGTCCCCCGGAAAGCGGGGGGCTTTTTGCAACATAATAGCCGTCCTATAAGATCGCTTCAAGCTTTACGCCTGCGCTGTCAATATCGGGGTCCGGGCTTGCGGAAGAAAAGCGGTCCTTATTGAATTCCTCCATGGTGACAGGTACCAGCTCCCCGCTTTTGAGCTTTTCGTTTATCTCGTCCAGCACGCTTGTGTCCTTGAGCAGCGAGTTCATAAGCGTCACCATGTCCTCACAGGGCACGTTGAAGTTCCCCGCTATCCGGCACCACATGCCGTTGGGCAGCGTGCACAGGAGCATCCTGCTGGTGTTGAGCCCTCCCAAAGCTGTGATAGGCTCCGCGCCCTCGGAAGATATCACCACAGTCTCATTATAGTCGTACTTTGCCGATGCCAGAACCTCCTCCGTCAGCGGGGGTTCCCGGCTGATAGTCAGGGAGATGTCCCAGCTATCGCGCAGGTGGTCGTCGGTTACGTCGAGGTTGAGCTCTGAAGCTGTGGATATATGGACAAGACCCAGCTCGCTGCCGTCTTCGGTGCATTTGAATTCGACTTCTGGGGGCCAGACGCAATTCGGAAGACAGCTAAAAATATACTCGGCGTAAGTGTTCATCACCTCGTACGGGCTTGGTGCGGTTCCGTCCGCGGAAGCTGTTTTGGCGCTGGCTCTGGTTATGAGAGGGCAGAATACATAATCGTCCAGTATGCTGTCGTTCCAGGCGGCAGAGGTCAGCCTTTTTCCGCTCTCCGGCTCCTGCTTATTGTACTTGAAATACTCCTCCGCCGGAAGCCCCTCCGGGTAGGCCGAGCAGTAGCTTTCATCCAGGAGGTACCTGGTCCAGGCGATATCGTCGTCATAGCCCACGATGCTTTCCTGGGGCTCGGGGTTTGTGGAATATTTGGCCGTAGGCCCGTCACCCTCTCCCCGGTTGGCTCCCTTCTGTGTGTTGCCAAGGCCATCGCCGCCCTCGCCTCCTTCGTCCCCGGCCGAGGCGACCTCATGGGAGGTGTTTTCGCTCCGGGAGCCCGGTCCGTACTCAATGGTGGGGGTCACGCCGTTTATCAGGTAGGTCAGGAGCAGGGGCAGGGCAATGGCCGCAAGGCAGGCCGCCCCGGCCAGGAGCCCGCCCCACTCGGGACCCCGGCGGCGGACTTTTTCTCTTGGGGGCTCCGCCGCTCCGGCCACAAGCCTTGGGTCCAGATTCCCCAGCTTCTCCAAAAGGTCGCTGCCTTTCATATATCGTATCCCTCCTTGATGAGATATTCCCGCAGGTCCCGGCGCACCCGATACAGGGTGGTCTTCACCCGGCCCTGGGAGCACCCGAAGAAGTCCGCCACCTCCTTTACCGGGTCCAGGTACCAGTACCTGCGTATAAACATGTTTCGCCGTTCTTCGGACAGCGAGCGCAGAAAGTTCTCCACAAGCTCTATAAGAAGTGTGCCGTCCGCCTGCCCCGGGGTGTCGTTTGGGGACGGTATGCACTGCTCAAGCTCGCTTGTAAGCTCCATAATGGGGGCGCTGCGCTTCTGGCGGGAGCGGGCCCGGGCCACGTCTATGGCAAGCCTCCGGGTTATCTTCGCCAGGAATGGGAAGAGGTAATTCCAGGGCTCGTGGGGCGGTATGGCGGCCCACGCCTGCATATAGGT encodes the following:
- a CDS encoding RNA polymerase sigma factor, encoding MTAEEFAGYAKRYGDTVYRVALNCCKNAADAEDIMQTVLLKLYREKTDFESEEHVKRWLIRVAVNEGRKLRSSGWFKRRASLEEYAGTVDFESPEESELFIIAMALPEKYRVPLYLYYYEDYTIKEVAALCKLKESTVQTRLQRARERVKKALTKQEEDS
- a CDS encoding RNA polymerase sigma factor — protein: MEDERIVALFLRRDEAALGLTAAKYGQKLRALADNLLRDRGAAEECENDTYMQAWAAIPPHEPWNYLFPFLAKITRRLAIDVARARSRQKRSAPIMELTSELEQCIPSPNDTPGQADGTLLIELVENFLRSLSEERRNMFIRRYWYLDPVKEVADFFGCSQGRVKTTLYRVRRDLREYLIKEGYDI